In Pseudorasbora parva isolate DD20220531a chromosome 9, ASM2467924v1, whole genome shotgun sequence, the following proteins share a genomic window:
- the LOC137088835 gene encoding uncharacterized protein, whose product MTAALVRVTSEELRRELIQKNSECVISNYRYIVTVFYFSSAVNPASPRKAVEKNETPDEEWGEYITEWVAEYDSYEKARRKLVKFCKGNSLESTDEDSVRKRLPSSKYVNGFTSDTASGRPPVQASTNWLHTETMERPKKKKKFCSNGAKSLNLPAIPPFAPSAPAVTVPEPRQDERELRLYQMLEEIKGQVRQNTLLLQAIMRRENAAEVVNEEFQFPLRNMTGIKDLEDRLSNRDTQRSLTRYLTSLGGTSAKDIVHRIMREIITNELANNFNWQGRGQKSPFSTLVLAKVVIDAAKKQGAKVVEAEEKIKTWLKYSGDRNGGRKKRATEKEKQMPQADSSSCESE is encoded by the exons ATGACTGCTGCGCTAGTGCGCGTGACGTCAGAAGAGCTGAGGCGCGAGCTCATTCAAAAAAACAGTGAGTGCGTGATTTCGAATTACCGTTATATTGTAACCGTCTTTTACTTCTCTTCAGCCGTTAACCCAGCCAGTCCAAG AAAAGCGGTTGAAAAAAATGAAACTCCTGATGAAGAATGGGGCGAATATATAACCGAATGGGTGGCTGAGTATG aTTCCTATGAAAAAGCCAGAAGAAAGCTGGTGAAGTTTTGTAAAGGCAACAGTTTGGAGTCTACAGATGAGGACAGTGTACGGAAAAGATT ACCATCATCGAAATATGTAAATGGATTTACATCTGATACAGCTTCAGGAAGACCTCCAGTGCAGGCCTCAACAAACTGGCTCCACACAG AGACAATGgaaagaccaaaaaaaaaaaaaaaattctgcagtAATGGAGCCAAAAGCCTGAACTTGCCAGCCATACCACCATTTGCACCATCAGCACCTGCTGTGACAGTCCCTGAACCAAGACAAGATG AAAGAGAACTCCGGCTCTACCAGATGCTGGAAGAGATAAAGGGTCAAGTCAGGCAGAATACGctcctccttcaggccattatGCGAAGAGAGAATGCAGCTGAAGTTGTAAATGAGGAGTTTCAGTTTCCATTAAGGAACATGACAGGCATAAAAGATCTGGAGGATAGGCTGTCAAACAGAGACACACAACGTTCTCTG ACAAGATATCTTACCAGCTTGGGTGGAACATCTGCCAAAGACATTGTCCACAGAATCATGAGGGAAATAATAACCAATGAGTTGGCCAACAATTTTAATTGGCAAGGGAGAGGACAGAAGAGCCCATTTTCTACACTCGTGCTAGCAAAAGTTGTCATAG ATGCAGCCAAAAAACAAGGAGCAAAAGTGGTGGAAGcagaggaaaaaataaaaacctggcTGAAGTATAGTGGAGACCGAAAtggaggaagaaaaaaaagagcaacAGAAAAAG AAAAGCAGATGCCTCAAGCAGATTCCAGCAGCTGTGAAAGTGAAT ga